Sequence from the Pseudomonadota bacterium genome:
ACGTCACGCTTGTACAGTAGGATGTGATAGCTGGCGAGCGCTGCCGGCAACACGTGCAGCAACGCCAGGGGCACCACCGATAACGCGCTCATGCCAGCGATACTACACCCCTCTCCATGCGCCTAGTGGTGTGGAACATCCGCTACGGGGCCGGCATCGGCAAGGCCATGCACTGGCCCTTTCCGGGCATCGGGTATCTGCGTCGCAACGACGATAACCGCGAGCGCATCGCCGCCTACCTCGCGGGTCTCGACCCCGACATCGTGGGTCTATTGGAAGTGGACGGGGGGTCGATCCGCGCGGGCCTCGATCAGGCGAAGGCGATCGCCGACGCCCTTGGGCACTACTCCGTCTACCGCTGCAAGTACGGCCCCGCCTCCTTAGGCCTCCACCTGCCGATCGTCAGCAAGCAGGGCAACGCCTTCCTCGCCGCGCCACGCGTGCTGGGGGAGCGTTTCCATTACTTTTCGCGTGGCACTAAGCGGCTGGTGATCGAACTGGAACTGGAGGGGGTAGCGATCTTCCTGGTGCATCTGTCCCTGCGCACCCACCATCGGCGCCACCAGCTCGACCATCTACGAGAGCTGATCGGCCCGGTGACCAACCCGGCCATGGTGGTGGGCGACTTCAACACCTTCGGCGGCGCCGAGGAGTTGTCTCACTTTCGAGAGGCCCTC
This genomic interval carries:
- a CDS encoding endonuclease/exonuclease/phosphatase family protein, with the protein product MRLVVWNIRYGAGIGKAMHWPFPGIGYLRRNDDNRERIAAYLAGLDPDIVGLLEVDGGSIRAGLDQAKAIADALGHYSVYRCKYGPASLGLHLPIVSKQGNAFLAAPRVLGERFHYFSRGTKRLVIELELEGVAIFLVHLSLRTHHRRHQLDHLRELIGPVTNPAMVVGDFNTFGGAEELSHFREALGLRSANTQGLRTYPSHKPKRELDYILHDERIVIEHFAVGDSLASDHLPMICDFQLPRPPA